One window from the genome of Rariglobus hedericola encodes:
- a CDS encoding glycosyltransferase yields the protein MTNNKKFISIVIPAYNRSEYLGRCLDSVISATSGLGVGFEIMVVDNATLGDGISGIVAKYPSVNYIKNSVNIGMFGNWNKCIALASGEWVHILHDDDMVGSEFYIKYFSLAIKYPKVVMIASPSIVIGPGDNEIYKVAPIVKTQGVLVDIMQLLALGNCFQPPSIVVRKTAYEIVGDFNESFFYTADWEMWARVCAIGSVAYSPEHLSCYRVSDQNGTSKLELSGVTVIESYRTSRELILRYDLGNTNELCNAAARQVILSGIKTAIRGLARGNLTLFVNQIHAVMEVAWLSFRTQSMVAGSNI from the coding sequence GTGACTAACAATAAAAAATTCATTTCTATAGTAATTCCTGCGTATAATCGTAGTGAATATCTCGGTCGCTGCTTGGATAGTGTAATTAGTGCGACATCTGGATTGGGTGTTGGTTTCGAGATTATGGTCGTGGATAACGCAACATTAGGGGATGGCATCTCAGGAATTGTTGCGAAGTATCCGAGTGTAAACTATATCAAAAACTCCGTGAATATCGGAATGTTTGGGAACTGGAATAAGTGTATAGCACTAGCTAGTGGAGAGTGGGTTCATATACTGCATGATGATGACATGGTGGGCAGTGAATTTTATATAAAGTATTTTTCGCTTGCGATAAAATATCCGAAGGTAGTGATGATTGCATCTCCTTCTATTGTAATTGGGCCTGGGGATAACGAAATCTACAAGGTGGCGCCGATCGTAAAAACCCAAGGCGTCCTGGTGGATATTATGCAATTATTGGCCTTGGGGAATTGCTTTCAGCCGCCATCAATCGTCGTCAGGAAAACTGCATATGAAATCGTTGGTGATTTCAATGAAAGCTTTTTTTATACTGCTGATTGGGAAATGTGGGCAAGGGTATGTGCAATTGGTTCTGTTGCATATTCACCGGAACATTTATCGTGTTATCGGGTATCTGATCAGAACGGCACAAGTAAGTTGGAGTTGAGTGGCGTGACCGTAATAGAGTCATATAGAACTTCGCGTGAGCTAATCCTGCGATACGACCTAGGCAATACCAATGAACTTTGTAATGCCGCTGCGCGGCAAGTAATTCTTTCCGGCATCAAAACTGCAATCCGTGGCTTGGCTCGAGGTAATCTGACATTATTCGTGAATCAGATCCATGCTGTTATGGAGGTTGCGTGGCTAAGTTTTAGAACGC